One stretch of Juglans microcarpa x Juglans regia isolate MS1-56 chromosome 3D, Jm3101_v1.0, whole genome shotgun sequence DNA includes these proteins:
- the LOC121255184 gene encoding secreted RxLR effector protein 78-like, whose translation MAKVLANGLKIILPYIISDSQSAFVPKRQIIDNVLLAHVVVQFLKKKRAGKTGFMSIKLDMSKAYDRLEWDFLVQIMYKLGFNTKWINLVMRCVKTVSYSILINGDPKGPIFPMRGLRQGDHLSPYLFLLSTESLISLLHSAKQSHLITGVKICRGAPRLNHLLFADDSLGFCKATQQENENVHNLLEKYEHA comes from the coding sequence ATGGCAAAGGTTCTTGCTAACGGGCTGAAAATTATCCTCCCATATATTATATCAGATTctcaaagtgcttttgtacCAAAGAGGCAAATCATTGATAATGTCCTACTGGCTCATGTGGTTGTGcagtttttaaaaaagaagagagcGGGCAAAACTGGCTTTATGTCCATTAAACTAGATATGAGCAAAGCATATGATAGATTAGAATGGGATTTTCTTGTACAAATCATGTACAAGCTGGGCTTCAATACTAAATGGATTAATTTGGTCATGAGGTGTGTCAAAACTGTATCCTATTCGATTCTTATCAATGGGGATCCAAAAGGACCTATCTTCCCCATGAGAGGTCTCCGACAAGGTGATCACTTGTCACCTTACCTCTTCTTACTAAGCACTGAGAGTctaatttctttattacacaGCGCCAAGCAAAGCCATTTGATAACTGGTGTTAAGATATGTAGAGGAGCTCCACGCTTAAACCATCtcctatttgcagatgatagcctTGGCTTCTGTAAAGCCACACAGCAGGAGAATGAGAATGTCCATAATCTACTTGAGAAGTATGAACATGCATAA